One Streptomyces sp. RerS4 DNA segment encodes these proteins:
- a CDS encoding NAD-dependent epimerase/dehydratase family protein, giving the protein MARVLVTGGNGFIGGHLVGSLLERGDEVTVYDGAPPAGGETAAGARFVEGDVRDADRLGAAMRGVELVYHLAAVVGVDRYLSRPLDVIDINFSGTRTVLDLACRTDARVVVASTSEVFGKNPAVPWAEDGDRVLGPTSANRWTYSSSKALAEHMTFAFAAQHGLEATVVRYFNVYGPGQRPAYIVSRSVHRALNGLPPVVYDRGGQTRCFTYIEDAVAGTVLAGTMPGAAGEAFNLGSESESTVGEVVDLVVELTGVATGTAAADTAAAYGRAYEDLARRVPLTTKARTVLGWKCETPLREGLERTIAWARATPWWLELPDSGAG; this is encoded by the coding sequence ATGGCCCGCGTCCTGGTCACCGGCGGCAACGGCTTCATCGGCGGCCATCTGGTGGGAAGCCTGCTGGAGCGCGGCGACGAGGTGACCGTCTACGACGGCGCCCCGCCGGCCGGGGGCGAGACCGCCGCCGGCGCCCGGTTCGTGGAGGGCGACGTCCGCGACGCGGACCGGCTGGGCGCCGCCATGCGGGGGGTGGAGCTCGTCTACCACCTGGCGGCGGTCGTCGGCGTGGACCGGTACCTGTCGCGGCCCCTGGACGTCATCGACATCAACTTCTCGGGCACCCGCACCGTGCTGGACCTGGCCTGTCGGACGGACGCCCGCGTCGTCGTGGCCAGCACCAGCGAGGTCTTCGGGAAGAACCCGGCCGTGCCGTGGGCCGAGGACGGGGATCGGGTGCTCGGCCCCACCAGCGCGAACCGGTGGACGTACTCCTCCAGCAAGGCCCTGGCCGAACACATGACGTTCGCCTTCGCGGCCCAGCACGGGCTGGAGGCGACGGTGGTGCGCTACTTCAACGTCTACGGTCCCGGCCAGCGGCCCGCGTACATCGTGAGCCGCTCGGTGCACCGGGCGCTGAACGGCCTGCCGCCCGTGGTGTACGACCGCGGCGGCCAGACCCGCTGCTTCACGTACATCGAGGACGCGGTGGCCGGGACGGTGCTGGCCGGCACCATGCCCGGGGCGGCCGGTGAGGCCTTCAACCTGGGCAGCGAGAGCGAGTCGACGGTCGGCGAGGTGGTGGACCTCGTCGTGGAGCTGACCGGGGTGGCCACCGGTACCGCGGCCGCCGACACCGCCGCCGCGTACGGTCGGGCGTACGAGGACCTGGCCCGGCGCGTGCCCCTGACGACCAAGGCGCGCACGGTGCTGGGCTGGAAGTGCGAGACCCCGCTGCGCGAGGGGCTGGAGCGGACGATCGCCTGGGCGCGGGCCACGCCGTGGTGGCTGGAGCTGCCCGACAGCGGGGCCGGCTGA
- a CDS encoding aminotransferase class V-fold PLP-dependent enzyme, whose translation MRELRPGLEPRQDEIAAMMASATSFVSEFIGSLDTAPLNGLSAAGSAGDHGIDADTAALLAPPAEQPGEFGRLLETFRGAAEQAADTAGPNTFAYFPGGGLFTSAVAELLACTVNRFTAAASMAPGLVAMEHGVIRWFARQFGLPAAAGGLITTGASTGALSALLAARQELLGDPPYHHRATVYTTEHTHLSVAKAARIAGMSADQVRLVPVTENLRMDPEAAQRLIVEDRAAGRIPFLLVATAGTTNTGAVDRIDVLADLARDQGLWLHVDAAYGGGFQLTERGRAALAGIERADSIALDPHKSMFFPYSSGVLLVRDERLLHAAHSADAAYLQDMDRETPLPDYQDLGTEMSRGYRGLRLWLPLHLHGVAAFRAALDEKLDLARLVHAELRAIPELETLTPDLTVLNFRLREGDDDANRRLLEAIHADRRVHLTSTRIHGRYTLRLCVLNHRTHLRHVEQVVSIVKDAVAAVAPRTLVAL comes from the coding sequence GTGCGCGAGCTGCGCCCGGGGCTGGAGCCCCGCCAGGACGAGATCGCCGCCATGATGGCCTCCGCGACCTCCTTCGTCTCCGAGTTCATCGGCTCGCTCGACACCGCGCCGCTGAACGGGCTGAGCGCCGCCGGATCCGCCGGCGACCACGGCATCGACGCCGACACCGCGGCCCTGCTGGCCCCGCCGGCCGAGCAGCCGGGGGAGTTCGGCCGGCTGCTGGAGACCTTCCGGGGCGCCGCCGAACAGGCCGCCGACACCGCCGGCCCGAACACGTTCGCCTACTTCCCCGGCGGCGGCCTCTTCACCTCCGCCGTGGCCGAGCTCCTCGCCTGCACCGTCAACCGCTTCACCGCCGCCGCCTCCATGGCCCCCGGCCTCGTCGCCATGGAACACGGGGTGATCCGCTGGTTCGCCCGGCAGTTCGGACTGCCGGCCGCCGCAGGCGGCCTGATCACCACCGGGGCCTCCACCGGAGCCCTATCCGCCCTGCTCGCCGCCCGCCAGGAACTCCTGGGCGACCCGCCCTACCACCACCGCGCGACCGTCTACACCACCGAGCACACGCACCTGTCGGTCGCCAAGGCCGCCCGCATCGCGGGCATGTCGGCCGACCAGGTCCGTCTCGTGCCCGTCACCGAGAACCTGCGGATGGACCCCGAGGCCGCGCAGCGGTTGATCGTCGAGGACCGGGCCGCCGGCCGGATCCCCTTCCTGCTCGTCGCGACCGCCGGCACCACCAACACGGGCGCCGTCGACCGGATCGACGTCCTCGCCGACCTCGCCCGCGACCAAGGGCTGTGGCTGCACGTCGACGCGGCCTACGGCGGCGGCTTCCAGCTCACCGAGCGCGGCCGGGCCGCCCTCGCCGGCATCGAACGCGCCGACTCCATCGCCCTCGACCCGCACAAGTCGATGTTCTTCCCCTACAGCTCGGGCGTGCTGCTGGTGCGCGACGAACGGCTCCTGCACGCCGCGCACAGCGCCGACGCCGCCTACCTCCAGGACATGGACCGCGAGACCCCGCTGCCCGACTACCAGGACCTCGGCACGGAGATGAGCCGCGGCTACCGGGGCCTGAGGCTGTGGCTGCCCCTGCACCTGCACGGCGTCGCCGCCTTCCGCGCGGCCCTCGACGAGAAACTCGACCTCGCCCGCCTCGTCCACGCCGAACTGCGGGCGATCCCGGAGCTGGAGACCCTCACCCCGGACCTGACCGTCCTCAACTTCCGGCTCCGCGAAGGCGACGACGACGCCAACCGGCGGCTGCTGGAGGCCATCCACGCCGACCGGCGCGTCCACCTCACCAGCACCCGCATCCACGGCCGCTACACGCTGCGGCTGTGCGTCCTCAACCACCGCACCCACCTGCGCCACGTCGAGCAGGTCGTCTCCATCGTCAAGGACGCCGTCGCCGCGGTCGCCCCCCGCACCCTGGTGGCCCTGTGA
- a CDS encoding prephenate dehydrogenase/arogenate dehydrogenase family protein, producing MIGCTVTGTSIALALVSAGVEVSLDDPDTDALAAAVRLGAGAPLDHHRPPADLVLIATDPQDTVDALVTAQVRGLGHVYTDTAGTTPAVRAEAALRGCDLLGHVPGHPLAPRRGPAAARTPHPARFTGRPWILCPHPATDPRDVTAAAHLARLCGARPRLLDPTSAAPAAPPAPHHPCDPEEENDMSRTDTTPSAPAVGFDRDALTDDLTGVRDPDFLALGLGGTNMMAMLWTVAMGRRAVGVELRGGPSLGVHWNIREELYHHLGLIDKMMLERYGEDRLPRRGDGKILWLADSLYQPGLPAGPVAADEVVTGFLGSYVGAEARIAGTVQHAEFIDDRWKDGKPHRIVTVLDPVALPTEPDENRLGESMTQVLDGPSAFQSRAADVLILLRRYLEAVERQDLEAGVAQPRVRLFSQHRVLTDGTGFRDAGDGLKNVRIEAVRELDFKGKFRRVRAPGTDVIDLGVPKVFMVAQGFRSDDADQLGFKQEDVLVDHGDGRGPVVAQADYLAGLMDVLVDGRLRRRVASEFDEDGVEYWTRQIAVGHEGDPAVGWVLVQVPDFKKFDPVAAGLIPEGTDHESPEYYAGYQYLLREFYLEQSSHILEIPKNELRKVQMTYGPKMFSLVERTGADALVAANGVIGGDSFGNGHFMTSGGAMTGMIGHGRRVLDYWKARDEGAGHDEAVRRLADGIKEDTDGWLQVSAQEFSQAAPINFGSERIQQIAESSGRSSDARAAAIDASRRHRHTLAPLDPSDWRRPVMYPGSVYAYPLPPLEDTHPAARAVAATTATGA from the coding sequence CCTCGACGACCCGGACACCGACGCCCTGGCCGCCGCCGTGCGGCTCGGGGCCGGCGCCCCGCTCGACCACCACCGCCCGCCCGCCGACCTGGTGCTCATCGCCACCGACCCGCAGGACACGGTGGACGCGCTGGTCACCGCTCAGGTCCGGGGCCTGGGCCACGTCTACACCGACACCGCCGGCACCACCCCGGCGGTCCGGGCGGAGGCCGCACTGCGCGGCTGCGACCTGCTGGGCCACGTACCCGGCCACCCGCTGGCACCGCGCCGCGGACCCGCCGCCGCCCGCACCCCGCACCCCGCACGGTTCACCGGCCGCCCCTGGATCCTGTGCCCCCACCCCGCCACCGACCCGAGGGACGTCACCGCCGCCGCGCACCTGGCCCGGCTCTGCGGGGCGAGACCCCGCCTCCTGGACCCGACGAGCGCCGCCCCGGCCGCCCCGCCCGCCCCACACCACCCTTGCGACCCCGAAGAGGAGAACGACATGAGCCGCACCGACACCACCCCGAGCGCCCCGGCCGTCGGCTTCGACCGCGACGCCCTCACCGACGACCTCACCGGGGTCCGCGACCCCGACTTCCTCGCCCTCGGCCTCGGCGGGACCAACATGATGGCGATGCTGTGGACGGTGGCCATGGGCCGCCGGGCCGTCGGCGTCGAACTGCGCGGCGGGCCCTCCCTCGGCGTCCACTGGAACATCCGCGAGGAGCTCTACCACCACCTCGGACTGATCGACAAGATGATGCTGGAGCGCTACGGCGAGGACCGCCTGCCCCGCCGCGGCGACGGCAAGATCCTCTGGCTCGCCGACAGCCTCTACCAGCCGGGCCTGCCCGCCGGCCCCGTCGCCGCCGACGAGGTCGTCACCGGCTTCCTCGGCTCGTACGTCGGCGCCGAGGCCCGCATCGCCGGCACCGTCCAGCACGCCGAGTTCATCGACGACCGTTGGAAGGACGGCAAGCCCCACCGCATCGTCACCGTCCTGGACCCGGTCGCCCTGCCCACCGAGCCCGACGAGAACCGGCTCGGCGAATCCATGACCCAGGTCCTCGACGGCCCCTCCGCCTTCCAGTCCCGCGCCGCCGACGTGCTGATCCTGCTGCGCCGCTACCTGGAGGCCGTCGAACGCCAGGACCTGGAGGCCGGCGTCGCCCAGCCCCGGGTGCGCCTCTTCAGCCAGCACCGCGTCCTGACCGACGGCACCGGCTTCCGGGACGCCGGCGACGGACTGAAGAACGTACGCATCGAGGCCGTCCGCGAGCTCGACTTCAAGGGCAAGTTCCGCCGGGTGCGGGCCCCGGGCACCGACGTCATCGACCTCGGCGTGCCCAAGGTGTTCATGGTCGCCCAGGGCTTCCGCAGCGACGACGCCGACCAGCTCGGCTTCAAGCAGGAGGACGTCCTCGTCGACCACGGCGACGGCCGCGGCCCCGTCGTCGCCCAGGCCGACTACCTCGCCGGGCTGATGGACGTCCTCGTCGACGGCCGGCTGCGCCGCCGCGTCGCCTCCGAGTTCGACGAGGACGGCGTCGAGTACTGGACCCGCCAGATCGCGGTGGGCCACGAGGGCGACCCCGCCGTCGGCTGGGTGCTCGTCCAGGTCCCCGACTTCAAGAAGTTCGACCCGGTCGCCGCCGGCCTCATCCCCGAGGGCACCGACCACGAGTCGCCCGAGTACTACGCCGGCTACCAGTACCTGCTGCGCGAGTTCTACCTGGAGCAGTCCTCGCACATCCTGGAGATACCCAAGAACGAGCTGCGCAAGGTCCAGATGACCTACGGGCCCAAGATGTTCAGCCTGGTCGAGCGGACCGGCGCCGACGCCCTGGTCGCGGCCAACGGCGTCATCGGCGGCGACTCCTTCGGCAACGGCCACTTCATGACCAGCGGCGGCGCCATGACCGGCATGATCGGACACGGCCGGCGCGTCCTGGACTACTGGAAGGCCCGCGACGAGGGCGCCGGCCACGACGAGGCCGTACGCCGGCTCGCCGACGGCATCAAGGAGGACACCGACGGCTGGCTCCAGGTCAGCGCCCAGGAGTTCAGCCAGGCCGCCCCCATCAACTTCGGCTCCGAGCGCATCCAGCAGATCGCCGAGTCCAGCGGCCGCTCCTCCGACGCCCGCGCCGCCGCCATCGACGCCTCCCGGCGCCACCGCCACACCCTGGCCCCGCTCGACCCCTCCGACTGGCGACGGCCCGTCATGTACCCGGGCAGCGTCTACGCCTACCCCCTGCCGCCCCTGGAGGACACCCACCCCGCCGCCCGCGCCGTGGCCGCGACGACCGCGACGGGAGCGTGA
- a CDS encoding nucleotide sugar dehydrogenase, which translates to MPVLPDDRPPTVAVVGFGYVGSCLSAALADRGLDVVGVDTDAELVAELGRGYCRFQESGLSELVLRTMAAGRLRVTTDYAALDDADVVVIAVGTPVRADGSLADEALREVCAELGRRLRPGRLVVLKSTVSPGTTRNLVLPLLEKGGLTGGRDFALAFTPERLAEGAALRELSTFPIVVGGLDEESARTAAEFWQRSLGVATIGLGSLEAAEIVKLADNWWIDLNIALANELAVFCDLFEVDVLDVISAANTIAKGNGQVNILTPGVGVGGSCLTKDPWMVWRAARERGVDIRTAPVAREVNAAMPAHTAGLILRELELLGRHPVGARVAVLGLSFKSGSGDLRATPVLDAVRALTAAGAEVRLYDPLVDREAATALFGSEPERSVADAVRDADCVAVLARHPELEGLDYGALPLAGRALVLDGRDCFSGAEIESVRRAGHVYRGIGRR; encoded by the coding sequence ATGCCTGTTCTTCCTGACGACCGTCCGCCCACCGTGGCGGTCGTGGGCTTCGGATACGTCGGCTCGTGCCTCTCGGCGGCCCTGGCCGACCGCGGCCTCGACGTCGTCGGAGTCGACACCGACGCCGAGCTGGTCGCGGAGCTGGGGCGCGGCTACTGCCGCTTCCAGGAGAGCGGCCTGTCCGAGCTGGTGCTGCGCACCATGGCCGCCGGACGGCTGCGCGTCACCACCGACTACGCGGCCCTGGACGACGCCGACGTGGTGGTGATCGCCGTGGGGACGCCCGTCCGCGCGGACGGTTCGCTCGCCGACGAGGCGCTGCGCGAGGTCTGCGCGGAGCTGGGCCGGCGGCTGCGGCCCGGCCGGCTGGTGGTCCTCAAGAGCACCGTGTCGCCGGGCACCACCCGCAACCTGGTGCTGCCGCTGCTGGAGAAGGGCGGTCTGACGGGCGGGCGGGACTTCGCGCTCGCCTTCACCCCGGAGCGGCTGGCCGAGGGGGCCGCGCTGCGGGAGCTGAGCACGTTCCCGATCGTGGTCGGCGGCCTGGACGAGGAGTCCGCGCGGACGGCGGCGGAGTTCTGGCAGCGGTCGCTGGGCGTGGCCACGATCGGGCTGGGTTCGCTGGAGGCCGCCGAGATCGTCAAGCTGGCCGACAACTGGTGGATCGACCTCAACATCGCGTTGGCCAACGAACTGGCCGTCTTCTGCGACCTGTTCGAGGTGGACGTGCTGGACGTCATCTCGGCCGCCAACACCATCGCCAAGGGCAACGGCCAGGTCAACATCCTCACCCCGGGCGTCGGGGTGGGCGGCTCCTGCCTGACGAAGGACCCGTGGATGGTGTGGCGCGCGGCCCGGGAGCGGGGCGTGGACATCCGTACGGCGCCCGTCGCCCGGGAGGTCAACGCGGCGATGCCGGCCCACACGGCGGGGCTGATCCTGCGGGAGCTGGAGCTGCTGGGCCGCCATCCGGTCGGGGCGCGGGTGGCCGTGCTGGGGCTGTCGTTCAAGTCCGGGTCGGGGGACCTGCGGGCCACTCCGGTGCTGGACGCGGTCCGGGCACTGACGGCGGCCGGGGCCGAGGTGCGCCTCTACGATCCGCTGGTCGACCGGGAGGCGGCCACCGCCCTGTTCGGCAGCGAGCCGGAGCGCAGCGTGGCGGACGCCGTACGGGACGCGGACTGCGTGGCGGTCCTGGCCCGCCACCCGGAGCTGGAGGGGCTGGACTACGGCGCGCTGCCGCTGGCCGGTCGGGCTCTCGTCCTCGACGGGCGGGACTGCTTCTCCGGCGCGGAGATCGAGTCGGTGCGCCGGGCCGGGCACGTCTACCGCGGCATCGGGCGGCGGTGA
- a CDS encoding glucose-1-phosphate thymidylyltransferase: MKALVLAGGSGTRLRPLSHSMPKQLMPIANKPVLEYVLENIRAAGVEEIGVIVGQWAEEFTRVLGDGSRFGARLTYIRQDRPLGLAHCVRLARPFLGDDDFVLYLGDIVLPDGITEAAARFVYERPAAHVMVRKVPDPRAFGVVELDEVGRVRALVEKPRQPRSDLALMGVYFFTPAVHEAVAAIGPGARGELEITDALQWMVSAGAPVTAGEHDGYWQDTGSADAVLACNRRLLGALEPALDGWVDGLSVLDGPVVLGPGARVVGSRITGPAVIGAGTLVEDSRIGPFTSVGRDCVLRGAYVSDSIVLDGATVADVPRLHDSIIGRSATVGPAGAHHRLVVGDHTRVEIAA; encoded by the coding sequence GTGAAAGCACTCGTCCTCGCGGGTGGATCGGGTACGCGCCTTCGCCCGCTCAGCCACTCCATGCCCAAGCAGCTCATGCCGATCGCCAACAAGCCCGTCCTGGAGTACGTCCTGGAGAACATCCGGGCGGCGGGCGTCGAGGAGATCGGCGTGATCGTCGGCCAGTGGGCCGAGGAGTTCACCCGCGTGCTCGGCGACGGCTCCCGGTTCGGGGCGCGCCTCACCTACATCCGCCAGGACCGACCGCTGGGCCTGGCCCACTGCGTCCGACTCGCCCGCCCCTTCCTCGGCGACGACGACTTCGTGCTGTACCTCGGTGACATCGTCCTCCCCGACGGGATCACCGAGGCGGCCGCCCGGTTCGTGTACGAGCGGCCCGCCGCCCACGTCATGGTCCGCAAGGTGCCCGACCCGCGCGCCTTCGGCGTGGTCGAACTGGACGAGGTCGGCCGGGTCCGGGCCCTGGTCGAAAAGCCCCGGCAGCCGCGCAGCGACCTCGCCCTGATGGGCGTGTACTTCTTCACCCCGGCCGTCCACGAGGCGGTCGCCGCGATCGGCCCGGGAGCCCGCGGCGAACTGGAGATCACCGACGCCCTCCAGTGGATGGTCTCCGCGGGCGCCCCCGTCACGGCCGGCGAACACGACGGCTACTGGCAGGACACCGGCAGCGCCGACGCCGTCCTCGCCTGCAACCGCCGCCTGCTCGGCGCCCTGGAACCCGCCCTCGACGGCTGGGTCGACGGCCTCAGCGTGCTCGACGGGCCCGTGGTGCTGGGGCCCGGCGCCCGGGTCGTAGGCTCCCGGATCACCGGCCCGGCCGTCATCGGCGCCGGCACCCTCGTCGAGGACAGCCGCATCGGCCCCTTCACCTCCGTCGGCAGGGACTGCGTCCTGCGCGGCGCGTACGTCAGCGACTCGATCGTCCTCGACGGCGCGACCGTCGCCGACGTGCCCCGCCTGCACGACTCGATCATCGGCCGCTCGGCGACCGTCGGGCCCGCGGGCGCCCACCACCGGCTGGTGGTCGGCGACCACACCCGCGTCGAGATCGCCGCCTGA
- a CDS encoding acyl-CoA dehydrogenase family protein, translating to MTSERTPSRQELVQRARDLAPVLGKHALWSEEHRSLHDDVVAAISDAGLTRMRVPTRYGGYESDTRTVVEVLAELGRADGSAAWNAAIWQISGWIAGLFPDAAQDLFHSTPQVRVCGILSPSAVAEPVEGGVRVSGTWAFNSAALHSHWDMNAALLRHPDGSMEPVMTAIPLAELEIVDDWYTSGLRGSGSVSTTAREVFVPEERVLFMRNVLHEVYASELNAASPLFRGPLLPTACATITGVALGLGWAARDAFFERLPGRGITYTDHSSRQEAQLTHLQVAEAEMRIEEAEFHTFRAADLVDAKNASGQPWTTQERARVRADMGRTCQLVKEAVDVYATASGGTSIYQTVPIQRIERDVRVVNLHAIMQPATNLELYGRLLCGLEPNTHYI from the coding sequence ATGACGAGCGAGCGGACACCGTCACGGCAGGAGCTGGTCCAGCGGGCCCGGGACCTGGCTCCCGTGCTGGGCAAGCACGCGCTGTGGTCCGAGGAGCACCGCAGCCTCCACGACGACGTCGTGGCGGCGATCTCCGACGCGGGGCTGACCCGGATGCGGGTGCCCACCCGCTACGGCGGCTACGAGAGCGACACCCGCACGGTGGTGGAGGTGCTCGCGGAGCTGGGCCGGGCCGACGGTTCGGCGGCGTGGAACGCGGCGATCTGGCAGATCAGCGGCTGGATCGCGGGGCTGTTCCCGGACGCGGCGCAGGACCTGTTCCACTCCACGCCGCAGGTGCGGGTGTGCGGGATCCTCAGCCCGTCGGCCGTCGCCGAGCCCGTCGAGGGCGGGGTGCGGGTCAGCGGTACGTGGGCCTTCAACAGCGCGGCGCTGCACAGCCACTGGGACATGAACGCGGCGCTGCTGCGGCACCCGGACGGCAGCATGGAGCCGGTGATGACGGCGATCCCGCTCGCGGAGCTGGAGATCGTCGACGACTGGTACACCTCGGGCCTGCGCGGCTCGGGCAGTGTGTCGACCACCGCGCGGGAGGTGTTCGTGCCCGAGGAGCGGGTGCTGTTCATGCGCAACGTGCTGCACGAGGTGTACGCGTCCGAGCTCAACGCCGCGAGCCCGCTGTTTCGGGGGCCGCTGCTGCCGACGGCGTGCGCGACCATCACGGGCGTGGCGCTGGGGCTGGGCTGGGCGGCGCGGGACGCGTTCTTCGAGCGGCTGCCGGGCCGGGGCATCACGTACACCGACCACTCCAGCCGGCAGGAGGCGCAGCTGACGCACCTGCAGGTGGCGGAGGCGGAGATGCGGATCGAGGAGGCGGAGTTCCACACCTTCCGCGCCGCCGACCTGGTCGACGCGAAGAACGCGTCGGGTCAGCCGTGGACCACGCAGGAACGGGCGCGGGTACGGGCCGACATGGGGCGCACGTGTCAGCTGGTGAAGGAGGCCGTGGACGTCTACGCGACCGCGAGCGGCGGCACGTCGATCTACCAGACCGTGCCGATCCAGCGGATCGAGCGGGACGTCCGGGTGGTCAACCTGCACGCCATCATGCAGCCGGCCACGAACCTGGAGCTCTACGGGCGCCTGCTGTGCGGCCTGGAGCCCAACACGCACTACATCTAG
- a CDS encoding SgcJ/EcaC family oxidoreductase translates to MTERATKAALLVEQAKEWAGHYGDFPNGEEGAVLSVPLRFRGTWDRGDADALADVFADNGSLLLGDDQLQGREQIRARLTESFAGAYRGTRVVHDPVSVRFLADGVAVAVTEGGVVRADQDGPAPEDQVRAVWVVVKEEGDWKLFSYQTSPVKG, encoded by the coding sequence ATGACCGAACGGGCCACCAAGGCCGCCCTCCTCGTCGAACAGGCGAAGGAGTGGGCCGGCCACTACGGCGACTTCCCCAACGGCGAGGAAGGCGCGGTCCTCAGCGTGCCGCTGCGCTTCCGCGGCACCTGGGACCGCGGCGACGCCGACGCCCTGGCCGACGTCTTCGCCGACAACGGCAGCCTGCTGCTGGGCGACGACCAGCTCCAGGGCCGCGAGCAGATCCGCGCCCGCCTGACCGAGAGCTTCGCGGGCGCCTACCGGGGCACCCGCGTCGTGCACGACCCGGTCTCCGTCCGCTTCCTCGCCGACGGCGTCGCCGTGGCCGTCACCGAGGGCGGCGTCGTCCGCGCCGACCAGGACGGACCGGCCCCCGAGGACCAGGTCCGCGCCGTGTGGGTGGTCGTCAAGGAAGAAGGCGACTGGAAGCTGTTCTCCTACCAGACCAGCCCCGTCAAGGGCTGA
- a CDS encoding SgcJ/EcaC family oxidoreductase, whose protein sequence is MTAALDAYYGTFTSEKEKEALGVPLKLVAAWARNDADGVADVFTEDGVLILPGDVYKTSREEIRAFMAAAYAGPFKGSGVTGQPVDLRFVTDDVALIRTHGGILPPGESEIDPALAVRSTWTIVKRDGEWQLTAYQNSPRGAGATLRW, encoded by the coding sequence GTGACCGCAGCACTGGACGCCTACTACGGGACGTTCACCAGCGAGAAGGAGAAGGAAGCCCTCGGCGTGCCGCTCAAGCTGGTGGCCGCCTGGGCGAGGAACGACGCCGACGGAGTGGCCGACGTCTTCACCGAGGACGGGGTGCTCATCCTGCCGGGCGACGTGTACAAGACCAGCCGCGAGGAGATCCGCGCCTTCATGGCGGCCGCCTACGCCGGCCCGTTCAAGGGCAGCGGCGTCACGGGCCAGCCCGTCGACCTGCGCTTCGTCACCGACGACGTGGCGCTGATCCGCACCCACGGCGGCATCCTGCCCCCCGGCGAGAGCGAGATCGACCCCGCCCTCGCGGTCCGCTCCACCTGGACCATCGTCAAGCGTGACGGCGAGTGGCAGCTCACCGCGTACCAGAACAGCCCGCGCGGCGCGGGCGCCACCCTGCGCTGGTGA
- a CDS encoding cytochrome P450 produces the protein MTTIDLLSEAFQAHPHPAYALLRQDGAVHRTAGPMGLETWLITHYDVARDVLADNRFSKDPTLAPDWLRSMGAGGDEGPLGANMLNSDPPDHTRLRRLVGKAFTPRRIERMRPRIQEITDELLESLAAARRPDIVAHLAFPLAMTVICELLGVPPADRRAFGTWTDMALAPPVDEEAVLRRKQGNAAMESYLTALIAELRARIDPGLPVDAQPDLLSVLVAAADGRDALSERELIGMAKLLIVAGHNNAANMVGNGVLSLLRAPDQLALLRARPDLLPSAVEELLRYDGPIERATWRFTTADTEVAGSVIPAGSVVAVVLAAADRDPARFPEPDRLDITRADQEHLAFGHGIHYCLGAALARAEGEIAFGSLLRRFPVLALDCPPEELRWRIGGPSITRGVAALPVTFRAQAPSTSGDAPAEGARQR, from the coding sequence ATGACGACGATCGACCTGCTGAGCGAAGCCTTCCAGGCCCACCCCCACCCGGCGTACGCCCTCCTGCGCCAGGACGGCGCGGTGCACCGCACCGCCGGACCCATGGGCCTGGAGACCTGGCTCATCACCCACTACGACGTGGCCCGCGACGTGCTGGCCGACAATCGCTTCTCCAAGGACCCCACCCTCGCACCCGACTGGCTGCGCAGCATGGGCGCCGGCGGCGACGAGGGCCCGCTCGGCGCCAACATGCTCAACAGCGACCCGCCCGACCACACCCGCCTGCGCCGCCTGGTCGGCAAGGCGTTCACCCCGCGCCGCATCGAGCGCATGCGCCCGCGCATCCAGGAGATCACCGACGAGCTGCTGGAATCCCTCGCCGCCGCCCGGCGGCCCGACATCGTCGCCCACCTCGCCTTCCCGCTGGCGATGACGGTGATCTGCGAGCTGCTCGGCGTGCCGCCCGCCGACCGCCGGGCCTTCGGCACCTGGACGGACATGGCGCTGGCCCCGCCCGTCGACGAGGAGGCCGTCCTGCGCCGCAAACAGGGCAACGCCGCCATGGAGTCGTACCTGACCGCCCTGATCGCCGAGCTGCGCGCCCGCATCGACCCCGGCCTGCCCGTCGACGCCCAACCCGACCTGCTCAGCGTGCTCGTCGCCGCCGCCGACGGCCGCGACGCGCTCTCGGAGCGGGAGCTGATCGGCATGGCCAAGCTCCTCATCGTCGCCGGGCACAACAACGCCGCCAACATGGTCGGCAACGGCGTACTCTCCCTGCTGCGCGCCCCCGACCAGCTCGCCCTGCTGCGCGCCCGCCCCGACCTGCTGCCCTCGGCCGTCGAGGAACTGCTCCGCTACGACGGGCCGATCGAACGCGCCACCTGGCGCTTCACCACCGCCGACACCGAGGTCGCAGGCAGCGTCATCCCCGCCGGCTCCGTCGTGGCCGTCGTCCTCGCCGCCGCCGACCGCGACCCGGCCCGCTTCCCCGAACCCGACCGGCTCGACATCACCCGCGCCGACCAGGAGCACCTGGCCTTCGGCCACGGCATCCACTACTGCCTGGGCGCCGCCCTGGCCCGCGCCGAGGGCGAGATCGCCTTCGGCTCGCTGCTGCGCCGCTTCCCCGTCCTCGCCCTCGACTGCCCGCCCGAGGAGCTGCGGTGGCGCATCGGCGGCCCGAGCATCACCCGCGGCGTCGCCGCCCTGCCGGTGACGTTCAGGGCGCAGGCTCCCAGCACGTCAGGAGATGCGCCGGCCGAAGGCGCGCGGCAACGATGA